Proteins encoded together in one Scyliorhinus torazame isolate Kashiwa2021f chromosome 20, sScyTor2.1, whole genome shotgun sequence window:
- the LOC140396803 gene encoding uncharacterized protein isoform X1, which translates to MDFRRGSLDSGLSGSSDETSVTRLPPLDPVHQMLERVLHKTLSRKQREAIRPWEAASDGAGHQHSLLSLRPLAQSQPVLTSCGKEAVPGTRCTLRRVAITNSMSDHLEETWGPSGLRAPGLKYLEQVCRLLDRIADLQERNALLKEDKLQLDMKLRQIAKQQELLQHYCSCGSAARSLGDHSLRGFKDSPHLTHKSTTPSQRQPQHLLEHSRRYSHISFQKRWASDPDKVHEANVGSRFQMDERDSRQYRSQDHLASTVHRETFHNNTAQAGKHRWDGVRDVLHRLTGKSKRRGNFVTKFKGSNHHNPRWPSRASGMEVKPQ; encoded by the exons ATGGATTTCCGGAGGGGATCTTTGGACAGTGGTCTGTCAGGATCGAGTGACGAGACTTCAGTTACCAGGCTCCCTCCACTGGACCCAGTGCACCAGATGCTCGAGAGGGTCCTCCACAAAACATTGTCACGGAAACAGAGAGAAGCAATTCGACCCTGGGAGGCTGCATCTGATGGAGCAGGCCACCAGCACTCTCTCTTGTCCCTCAGACCCCTGGCCCAGTCACAGCCCGTGCTCACCAGCTGCGGTAAGGAGGCAGTGCCAGGCACTCGTTGCACCCTTCGGAGGGTCGCCATCACCAACAGCATGAGTGACCACCTAGAG GAGACATGGGGACCGTCGGGTCTGAGGGCTCCAGGCCTGAAGTATCTGGAGCAAGTATGTCGCTTGTTGGACAGGATCGCTGACCTTCAGGAAAGGAATGCACTGCTGAAAGAAGACAAATTGCAGTTGGACATGAAACTGAGACAAATAGCGAAGCAACAG GAGCTGCTTCAGCATTATTGTTCCTGTGGCTCAGCTGCTCGGTCCCTGGGAGACCACAGCCTACGTGGGTTTAAGGATTCTCCGCATCTCACTCACAAGTCCACAACCCCGTCTCAACGTCAGCCGCAACACCTTCTGGAACATTCTAGGCGCTACTCGCACATCTCCTTCCAAAAGAGATGGGCATCAGACCCTGACAAGGTGCATGAGGCGAATG TGGGCAGTAGGTTCCAGATGGATGAACGTGACTCCCGTCAATATCGGAGTCAGGATCATCTTGCCAGCACGGTTCATCGAGAAACCTTTCACAACAATACTGCACAAGCTGGCAAG CATCGCTGGGATGGAGTGCGGGATGTGCTGCACCGCTTAACGGGCAAGTCCAAGAGAAGAGGCAATTTTGTGACCAAATTTAAAGGTTCGAATCATCATAATCCCCG CTGGCCTAGTAGAGCCTCAGGAATGGAGGTGAAACCTCAGTGA
- the LOC140396803 gene encoding uncharacterized protein isoform X2 — MDFRRGSLDSGLSGSSDETSVTRLPPLDPVHQMLERVLHKTLSRKQREAIRPWEAASDGAGHQHSLLSLRPLAQSQPVLTSCGKEAVPGTRCTLRRVAITNSMSDHLEETWGPSGLRAPGLKYLEQVCRLLDRIADLQERNALLKEDKLQLDMKLRQIAKQQELLQHYCSCGSAARSLGDHSLRGFKDSPHLTHKSTTPSQRQPQHLLEHSRRYSHISFQKRWASDPDKVHEANVGSRFQMDERDSRQYRSQDHLASTVHRETFHNNTAQAGKGAQNSDNIPTGTKTGNTEQSQQI; from the exons ATGGATTTCCGGAGGGGATCTTTGGACAGTGGTCTGTCAGGATCGAGTGACGAGACTTCAGTTACCAGGCTCCCTCCACTGGACCCAGTGCACCAGATGCTCGAGAGGGTCCTCCACAAAACATTGTCACGGAAACAGAGAGAAGCAATTCGACCCTGGGAGGCTGCATCTGATGGAGCAGGCCACCAGCACTCTCTCTTGTCCCTCAGACCCCTGGCCCAGTCACAGCCCGTGCTCACCAGCTGCGGTAAGGAGGCAGTGCCAGGCACTCGTTGCACCCTTCGGAGGGTCGCCATCACCAACAGCATGAGTGACCACCTAGAG GAGACATGGGGACCGTCGGGTCTGAGGGCTCCAGGCCTGAAGTATCTGGAGCAAGTATGTCGCTTGTTGGACAGGATCGCTGACCTTCAGGAAAGGAATGCACTGCTGAAAGAAGACAAATTGCAGTTGGACATGAAACTGAGACAAATAGCGAAGCAACAG GAGCTGCTTCAGCATTATTGTTCCTGTGGCTCAGCTGCTCGGTCCCTGGGAGACCACAGCCTACGTGGGTTTAAGGATTCTCCGCATCTCACTCACAAGTCCACAACCCCGTCTCAACGTCAGCCGCAACACCTTCTGGAACATTCTAGGCGCTACTCGCACATCTCCTTCCAAAAGAGATGGGCATCAGACCCTGACAAGGTGCATGAGGCGAATG TGGGCAGTAGGTTCCAGATGGATGAACGTGACTCCCGTCAATATCGGAGTCAGGATCATCTTGCCAGCACGGTTCATCGAGAAACCTTTCACAACAATACTGCACAAGCTGGCAAG GGTGCCCAGAACAGCGACAACATTCCAACTgggacaaaaacaggaaatactgaacaatcccagcagatctga